A region of Silurus meridionalis isolate SWU-2019-XX chromosome 13, ASM1480568v1, whole genome shotgun sequence DNA encodes the following proteins:
- the def8 gene encoding differentially expressed in FDCP 8 homolog isoform X1, which yields MEYDERLARFRQGHVNPFDRTESDGTSDRKDPPKQEVRPELFFTETKHQISDRTMDLGLAEDHFSRPVGSFVASDIEQLEQTIEEYKKQILELPEHSERQKDTVAKLIHLRLKLQELKDPEEDEPNLRVLLEHRFSKEKSKSVKQTCDKCSTIIWGLIQTWYTCTGCYYRCHSKCMNLITKPCVRSKVSHQSEYELNICPEIGLDKQDYRCAECRAQISLRGVPSEARQCDYTGQYYCSSCHWNDTAIIPARVIHNWEFEPKKVCRSSMRYLTLMISRPVLKLKEINPLLFNFVEELVEIRKLRQDILLMKPYFITCKEAMEARLLLQLQERQHFVENDDMYSLQDLIDIFNGRLSCSLTEIHTTFAKHIKLDCERCQAKGFVCELCKEGDILFPFDSHTSVCHDCSAVFHRDCYYDNSTTCPRCARMTDRKQEELEELAEL from the exons ATGGAATACGATGAGAGACTCGCACGCTTTCGCCAAGGTCACGTCAACCCGTTCGACAGGACTGAAAGTGATGGCACCTCAGACAGGAAGGATCCCCCAAAACAGG AGGTGAGACCGGAGCTCTTCTTCACAGAGACCAAACACCAAATCTCTGACCGGACCATGGACCTGGGGCTGGCCGAGGACCATTTCTCACGACCTGtg GGTTCCTTTGTAGCGTCAGACATCGAGCAGCTGGAGCAGACTATAGAGGAGTATAAAAAACAGATCTTAGAGCTGCCGGAACATTCTGAGAGACAGAAGGACACCGTTGCCAAACTCATCCACCTGCGCCTCAAACTCCAGGAACTGAAG GACCCGGAGGAGGATGAACCAAATCTGCGTGTTTTGTTGGAGCATCGCTTCTCTAAGGAGAAGAGCAAGAGCGTCAAACAGACGTGCGACAAGTGCAGCACCATTATCTGGGGTCTTATTCAGACCTGGTACACATGCACAG GTTGTTACTACCGTTGCCATAGTAAGTGCATGAATCTCATCACAAAGCCGTGCGTGAGGTCGAAAGTGAGCCACCAGTCGGAGTACGAACTGAACATCTGCCCAGAGATCGGCCTGGACAAACAGGATTACAGATGTGCCGAGTGCCGAGCCCAGATCTCTCTTA GAGGCGTCCCGAGCGAGGCGAGGCAGTGTGACTATACAGGGCAGTATTACTGCAGCAGCTGCCACTGGAATGACACCGCCATCATTCCTGCCCGAGTTATTCACAACTGGGAGTTTGAGCCCAAAAAG GTATGCCGCTCATCTATGCGATATCTGACTCTTATGATCTCCCGACCTGTCTTGAAGCTGAAGGAGATAAACCCACTGCTTTTTAACTTTGTAGAAGAACTGGTAGAAATCAGG AAGCTGCGTCAGGATATATTACTCATGAAGCCCTACTTCATCACCTGTAAAGAGGCCATGGAAGCCAGGCTGCTGCTGCAG CTTCAAGAGCGGCAGCACTTTGTGGAGAATGATGACATGTACAGTCTACAGGACCTGATCGACATCTTTAATGGTCGTCTCAGCTGTTCTCTTACTGAGATTCACACCACCTTCGCCAAGCACATTAAACTGGACTGTGAG CGATGCCAAGCTAAAGGTTTCGTGTGTGAGCTGTGTAAGGAGGGGGATATTCTCTTCCCGTTCGACAGCCACACCTCAGTGTGCCACGACTGCTCTGCAGTTTTCCACAG GGACTGTTACTATGACAACTCTACGACGTGCCCACGATGCGCCCGGATGACCGACCGGAAGCAGGAGGAGCTGGAGGAGCTGGCAGAGCTTTAG
- the def8 gene encoding differentially expressed in FDCP 8 homolog isoform X2, which produces MLCCDVYAEVRPELFFTETKHQISDRTMDLGLAEDHFSRPVGSFVASDIEQLEQTIEEYKKQILELPEHSERQKDTVAKLIHLRLKLQELKDPEEDEPNLRVLLEHRFSKEKSKSVKQTCDKCSTIIWGLIQTWYTCTGCYYRCHSKCMNLITKPCVRSKVSHQSEYELNICPEIGLDKQDYRCAECRAQISLRGVPSEARQCDYTGQYYCSSCHWNDTAIIPARVIHNWEFEPKKVCRSSMRYLTLMISRPVLKLKEINPLLFNFVEELVEIRKLRQDILLMKPYFITCKEAMEARLLLQLQERQHFVENDDMYSLQDLIDIFNGRLSCSLTEIHTTFAKHIKLDCERCQAKGFVCELCKEGDILFPFDSHTSVCHDCSAVFHRDCYYDNSTTCPRCARMTDRKQEELEELAEL; this is translated from the exons ATGCTGTGCTGCGACGTCTACGCAG AGGTGAGACCGGAGCTCTTCTTCACAGAGACCAAACACCAAATCTCTGACCGGACCATGGACCTGGGGCTGGCCGAGGACCATTTCTCACGACCTGtg GGTTCCTTTGTAGCGTCAGACATCGAGCAGCTGGAGCAGACTATAGAGGAGTATAAAAAACAGATCTTAGAGCTGCCGGAACATTCTGAGAGACAGAAGGACACCGTTGCCAAACTCATCCACCTGCGCCTCAAACTCCAGGAACTGAAG GACCCGGAGGAGGATGAACCAAATCTGCGTGTTTTGTTGGAGCATCGCTTCTCTAAGGAGAAGAGCAAGAGCGTCAAACAGACGTGCGACAAGTGCAGCACCATTATCTGGGGTCTTATTCAGACCTGGTACACATGCACAG GTTGTTACTACCGTTGCCATAGTAAGTGCATGAATCTCATCACAAAGCCGTGCGTGAGGTCGAAAGTGAGCCACCAGTCGGAGTACGAACTGAACATCTGCCCAGAGATCGGCCTGGACAAACAGGATTACAGATGTGCCGAGTGCCGAGCCCAGATCTCTCTTA GAGGCGTCCCGAGCGAGGCGAGGCAGTGTGACTATACAGGGCAGTATTACTGCAGCAGCTGCCACTGGAATGACACCGCCATCATTCCTGCCCGAGTTATTCACAACTGGGAGTTTGAGCCCAAAAAG GTATGCCGCTCATCTATGCGATATCTGACTCTTATGATCTCCCGACCTGTCTTGAAGCTGAAGGAGATAAACCCACTGCTTTTTAACTTTGTAGAAGAACTGGTAGAAATCAGG AAGCTGCGTCAGGATATATTACTCATGAAGCCCTACTTCATCACCTGTAAAGAGGCCATGGAAGCCAGGCTGCTGCTGCAG CTTCAAGAGCGGCAGCACTTTGTGGAGAATGATGACATGTACAGTCTACAGGACCTGATCGACATCTTTAATGGTCGTCTCAGCTGTTCTCTTACTGAGATTCACACCACCTTCGCCAAGCACATTAAACTGGACTGTGAG CGATGCCAAGCTAAAGGTTTCGTGTGTGAGCTGTGTAAGGAGGGGGATATTCTCTTCCCGTTCGACAGCCACACCTCAGTGTGCCACGACTGCTCTGCAGTTTTCCACAG GGACTGTTACTATGACAACTCTACGACGTGCCCACGATGCGCCCGGATGACCGACCGGAAGCAGGAGGAGCTGGAGGAGCTGGCAGAGCTTTAG
- the LOC124395830 gene encoding AFG3-like protein 1, producing MSRILRLMCADCCKSGLESWRRGYSGFHSNSVKVLKFRNSSSHRAEIRLGREALLLSQSRVFATKPPKGFEKFFPKRSSSETGEKPSGPKSQKSRGGAGDEEKKEDGSWWSRILRRDIPWDEKSSWNVFFTGAGLLATFLYLYLRDKGREISWRDFVNHYLARGLVERLEVINKQYVRVIPARDLNASDVSHVWFNIGTVDTFERNLEQAQQELGLERSHKLSVLYSTEKDWSILAILLPVIAVFGLLVFSSKQWKPGGWQRRRGNNIFRMTESKAKIVRDSINVRLKDVAGCEEAKLEILEFVNFLKKPKQYQELGARIPQGAVLSGPPGTGKTLLAKATAGEAGVPFITVNGSEFQEMFVGVGAARVRDTFALARRHAPCILFIDEIDAIGRKRGQGHFSGQSEQENTLNQLLVEMDGFNSSTNVVVLAATNRVDILDPALLRPGRFDRHIYIGPPDIKGRASVFKVHMRPLKLDSSLTSENLARKLAALTPGFTGADIANVCNEAALIAARHLGPAVTSRHFEQAVERVIGGLEKKTRVLQPAEKTTVAYHEAGHAVVGWFLEHADPLLKLSIIPRGKGLGYAQYQPTEQYLFTREQLFDRMCVMLGGRVAEQVFFGKITTGAQDDLRKVTQSAYAQIMQFGMSESVGQMVFDVPQQGELVLEKPYSEATAELIDEEVRSLISKAFERTHQLVTEKRELVEKVGKRLLQNEVLDKADMVELLGPRAFGEKCTYEEFVEGTGSIDEDTSLPEGLKDWDKDGDNAAQGVYIPVA from the exons ATGAGTCGGATATTGCGGTTGATGTGTGCAGACTGCTGTAAGTCAGGATTGGAGAGCTGGAGAAGAGGATACAGCGGATTTCACTCGAATTCAGTCAAAGTGTTAAAGTTCAGG AATTCTTCTTCACATCGAGCAGAAATACGATTAGGACGGGAAGCTTTGTTGCTGTCACAATCACGTGTTTTCGCCACCAAACCACCGAAag GATTTGAGAAGTTTTTTCCAAAGAGATCGTCCTCAGAAACCGGAG AAAAACCAAGTGGACCCAAGTCCCAAAAGAGCCGAGGTGGAGCAGGAGACGAGGAGAAAAAGGAAGATGGCAGTTGGTGGTCTCGCATCTTACGA AGAGACATCCCATGGGACGAAAAGAGTTCCTGGAACGTCTTCTTCACAGGAGCTGGGCTGCTGGcgacttttctttatttataccTCAGAGATAAAGGACGAGAGATCTCCTGGAGGGATTTCGTTAATCACTACCTCGCTCGAGGCCTG gtCGAGAGGCTGGAGGTGATCAATAAACAGTACGTCAGAGTGATTCCTGCTCGCGACCTCAACGCATCAGACGTG AGTCACGTCTGGTTCAATATTGGTACCGTGGACACATTTGAGAGGAATTTGGAGCAAGCACAACAAGAGCTGGGTTTGGAGCGTTCACACAAGTTGTCGGTCTTGTACAGCACAGAGAAAGATTG GTCGATCCTCGCGATCTTACTCCCAGTCATCGCAGTCTTCGGTTTGCTCGTATTCAGCTCGAAACAGTGGAAGCCTGGAGGATGGCAGCGCAGGAGAGGAAACAACATCTTCAGGATGACTGAATCCAAAGCTAAGATAGTCAGAGACAGCATTAATGTCAGGCTGAAGGACGTTGCTGGCTGCGAAGAGGCCAAGCTGGAGATTTTGGAGTTTGTGAACTTCCTGAAGAAGCCCAAACAGTACCAGGAACTTGGTGCTAGGATCCCGCAG GGTGCAGTGTTATCAGGTCCACCTGGCACTGGAAAGACCCTGCTGGCCAAAGCAACTGCTGGTGAAGCAGGAGTTCCTTTCATAACAGTCAATGGCTCAGAGTTTCAGGAGATGTTCGTCGGAGTTGGAGCAGCCCGG GTGAGGGACACATTTGCGCTGGCCAGAAGACACGCCCCCTGTATCCTCTTCATTGATGAGATTGATGCGATAGGCAGGAAGAGGGGCCAAGGACACTTCAGCGGGCAGAGCGAGCAGGAGAACACACTTAACCAGCTGCTGGTGGAAATGGACG GCTTTAACAGCAGCACTAACGTCGTGGTCCTGGCTGCCACGAACCGCGTCGACATTTTAGATCCGGCACTTTTGAGACCTGGACGATTCGACCGGCATATTTACATAG GACCGCCTGATATTAAAGGCAGGGCTTCGGTCTTTAAAGTGCACATGAGGCCACTGAAGCTGGATTCCAGTTTGACCTCAGAGAATTTGGCGAGGAAACTGGCTGCTCTCACACCTGGTTTCACAG GAGCCGATATCGCAAACGTCTGTAACGAGGCAGCTCTCATCGCGGCACGGCACCTCGGCCCGGCCGTGACCTCCAGACACTTTGAGCAAGCTGTGGAGCGGGTGATCGGAGGGCTGGAAAAGAAGACGAGGGTTCTGCAGCCTGCTGAGAAAACCACAGTAGCGTACCACGAGGCCGGTCATGCTGTCGTAGGCTGGTTCCTGGAGCACGCCGACCCGCTGCTGAAG TTATCCATCATACCTCGAGGTAAAGGTCTGGGCTACGCTCAGTACCAGCCCACGGAGCAGTACCTGTTCACACGCGAGCAGCTCTTTGACAGGATGTGTGTGATGCTCGGAGGACGCGTGGCGGAGCAGGTGTTTTTCGGCAAAATCACTACAGGTGCTCAGGACGACCTGAGAAAAGTCACCCAGTCTGCGTATGCTCAG ATCATGCAGTTTGGAATGAGCGAGTCGGTGGGTCAGATGGTGTTCGATGTGCCGCAGCAGGGCGAGCTGGTGTTGGAGAAACCTTACAGCGAGGCCACAGCCGAACTCATAGATGAGGAAGTGCGCTCTCTCATCAGCAAGGCCTTCGAGAGAACGCACCAACTCGTCACCGAGAAACGAGAGCTGGTGGAGAAG GTGGGGAAGCGTCTTCTGCAGAACGAAGTCCTCGACAAAGCGGACATGGTGGAACTGTTGGGCCCGAGGGCGTTTGGAGAGAAATGCACCTATGAGGAGTTTGTGGAGGGGACCGGCAGCATTGACGAGGACACTAGTCTACCCGAGGGCCTGAAGGACTGGGACAAGGACGGCGACAATGCAGCACAAGGAGTTTATATACCTGTAGCATGA